CATAAAAAGGGGAATTGATATGAAACTAATTACAGTGGCAGGCCCACCATCATCTGGAAAAACATCTGTTATTCTTCACCTAATTAAAGCTATTGAGGCAGAAGAGAATAAGGTTGGAGTAGCAAAATTCGATTGCCTTACATCCTTTGACCAGATTAGATATGAAGAGAATAATATACCTGTTCAAATTGGACTTTCTGGTAAAATTTGTCCAGACCATTTTTTTATAAGTAATATTGAGGATGCACTTTATTGGTCTCAAAAACTAAACTTAGATATTTTGATTACTGAAAGTGCAGGGCTTTGTAATCGTTGCTCACCATATATAAAAACTATACCAGCAGTTTGTGTGATAGATAATCTATCAGGTATAAATACACCTAGAAAGATAGGACCAATGTTAAAATATGCTGATATTGTTGTAATCACAAAAGGAGATATAGTATCACAAGCAGAAAGAGAGGTATTTTCCTTTAATGTACGTCAAGTAAATTCAAAATCTAAGGTAATATTTATAAATGGAATCACAGGGCAAGGAGTATTTTTACTGAAGAAATATTTAAGTGATATAAAAGAAATAACCACACTTAGAGAAAAACAATTACGTTTTACAACACCAGCGTCAGTGTGTTCTTACTGTACTGGAGAGACTAGAATTGGAGAATCTTATCAAATGGGAATGATAAAGAAAATGGAGTTTGACTATGAAATATGATAATTATGAAAAATTACTAAATATGTCTATAGAAGAGATAAAGGAAAACTACTCTATGGCCTTTGATTTTTTCTTAAATTATAACCTAAGTAATATAGACGATTCAATTACTCTTAATAATTTAATAGAATCTTTAGGTGAGGAATTTTATATAACTTTCGGCATTAAGAAAGAAGAATTATATATTAAATTGGTGGAGTTTTTAAAAGAATTTAATCAGGATGAAGAAAAATTAAATATAGAAAGTATCACTATTAATGGAGGATACAACAAACTAAAAGAAAAAGAAGATATTTCACTCAAAATAAAGACTGGAGAAATTATAAGTATTGTTGGACCTACAGGTTCAGGAAAAAGTAGACTACTAGAGGATATTGAATGTTTAGCTCAGAGAGACACTCCAACTAATAGACAAATACTGATAAATGAAGATATTCCAAGTGATGAAACTCGTTTTGTTATGGATGGAAAGTTAGTAGCTCAACTTTCACAAAATATGAATTTTGTAATGGATTTAACCGTAGAAGAATTTTTACAAATGCACTCTAAAAGTCGTTTTTGTAAAAATCAAGATGACATAGTAAAAAAATGCTTTTATTGTGCTAATAAACTAGCTGGAGAAAAATTTGAATTAACCACAAAAATAACTCAATTATCAGGAGGTCAATCAAGGGCTCTTATGATATCGGATACTGCATATATGAGCTCTTCACCAATAGTTTTAATTGATGAAATTGAAAATGCAGGTATAGATAGAAAAGAAGCTTTAAGGTTATTATCTAAAAAGGAAAAAATAATTTTGATTTCAACACATGACCCTATATTAGCTTTAAATGCTAATAAAAGAATAGTTATTAAAAATGGTGGAATTTCAAGGGTAATATCTACAACAAATGAAGAAGTAGAAAGTATTAAATACATAGAAAACTTAGATAATATTTTACTTGATATTAGGCACAGAGTGAGAAAAGGTGAAATCTTAAGTAGAAAAGAAATAGAAAGTATTGTACAGGAGGAGGTAAATGAATTTGTGGGAACTTTATGATGACTTAATAGAAGGGATTCCTAAAGATATAGTTGTTGAAGATATAGCTGTTGGTCAACATAATATTTTAGTAAGAAGTAGTGAAGGTAGTGGTATAGGTTTTGTGTATAATGAAGATGGACGTCCTCCAGAGTTCATAAAAGCCTTCAAAGGAAAATGTTTATATGAAGTAGCTGGATGCGTTAAGTCATGGAATATCACAGAATCAGGAATTGGATTGGCTGCAATAAATTCTTATTATAATTCTGTAAAAATTTCAAAAGAAAATAATATAAAGTTAAATGAAAACAATTTTATAGAAGATAGAATTAATGACCCTTTTATTTCATACCAAAACATGATAAGGGGGAAAAAGGTAGCAGTTATAGGTCATTTCCATTATTTGGAACAGTTATTTGCACCAGTATGCGATTTATCAATAATAGAAAGCGAAGATATAGAGGGTGATTATCCAGAGACTTCAGCACCATATATCTTGCCTGAACAGGACTTTGTAGTTATATCTTGTTATACATTAAGTACAAAAACTTTTCC
This sequence is a window from Clostridioides difficile. Protein-coding genes within it:
- a CDS encoding ATP-binding cassette domain-containing protein, giving the protein MKYDNYEKLLNMSIEEIKENYSMAFDFFLNYNLSNIDDSITLNNLIESLGEEFYITFGIKKEELYIKLVEFLKEFNQDEEKLNIESITINGGYNKLKEKEDISLKIKTGEIISIVGPTGSGKSRLLEDIECLAQRDTPTNRQILINEDIPSDETRFVMDGKLVAQLSQNMNFVMDLTVEEFLQMHSKSRFCKNQDDIVKKCFYCANKLAGEKFELTTKITQLSGGQSRALMISDTAYMSSSPIVLIDEIENAGIDRKEALRLLSKKEKIILISTHDPILALNANKRIVIKNGGISRVISTTNEEVESIKYIENLDNILLDIRHRVRKGEILSRKEIESIVQEEVNEFVGTL
- a CDS encoding DUF364 domain-containing protein, whose protein sequence is MNLWELYDDLIEGIPKDIVVEDIAVGQHNILVRSSEGSGIGFVYNEDGRPPEFIKAFKGKCLYEVAGCVKSWNITESGIGLAAINSYYNSVKISKENNIKLNENNFIEDRINDPFISYQNMIRGKKVAVIGHFHYLEQLFAPVCDLSIIESEDIEGDYPETSAPYILPEQDFVVISCYTLSTKTFPWYLELSRNAYVVLVGPATPMAPILFKYGVNDLSGFVIKEHDKVMNIISGNERNNMFYSTGQKVNLKGSGEI